The following are encoded in a window of Bacillus sp. SORGH_AS_0510 genomic DNA:
- a CDS encoding O-antigen ligase family protein gives MLEKIKNNHAIENLLLLFILAQPVLDLITSLAITYLKTEFTAGIFIRFAMMLLGAFYIFFIADSKNKRKSIIYILVLGLFLILGFINNLMVKSPVSPAEEIKFILKTVYFVILFYSYMIVFKQLKSKPWWQNTVQKYVVYAMTLVGLSMLVADLTHTAFNSYKYDKVGHVGWFYAGNELGAIMSICFPIVVLFAIKNTATIKKSYYWIPAVLLIYSLMAIGTKVGFGSVLITLVISLAMLIVEFFRKGNTRQHLKINLFINLIIFAVFALYIPFSPIAKNTAIHLTLLENKEPPTSQEETPAPEKEQELSNQQIEDLVLSSRGAFLEQQKEYFKDAPVSQKVLGMGYAGNYKETPKMVEMDFYDLFFSFGILGFLLYFIPFIRLAIEIAIKVLRNLKSHFTIENVLVASGIVLGLGIAFSAGHVFTAPAVSIYLAILVAYLYVRVA, from the coding sequence ATGCTAGAAAAAATAAAGAATAACCATGCCATTGAAAATTTATTGCTGCTGTTTATATTAGCGCAGCCCGTTTTAGATTTAATTACTTCATTGGCGATTACTTATTTAAAAACAGAATTCACCGCAGGGATTTTCATCCGGTTTGCGATGATGCTCCTAGGGGCCTTCTATATTTTCTTTATCGCTGATTCCAAGAATAAACGGAAAAGCATCATTTATATCCTAGTGCTAGGCTTATTTTTAATATTAGGATTCATCAATAATTTAATGGTGAAATCCCCTGTCAGCCCTGCTGAGGAAATCAAATTTATCCTTAAAACGGTATACTTTGTTATTCTTTTTTACAGCTATATGATTGTCTTTAAACAATTGAAGTCAAAGCCGTGGTGGCAAAATACTGTCCAAAAATATGTCGTCTATGCCATGACATTGGTAGGGCTGTCAATGCTTGTCGCCGACCTGACCCACACTGCATTCAATAGTTATAAATACGATAAAGTCGGGCATGTCGGATGGTTTTATGCAGGGAATGAACTTGGTGCTATTATGTCTATTTGTTTCCCAATTGTTGTTCTATTCGCAATTAAAAACACAGCCACCATCAAAAAATCCTATTATTGGATACCTGCTGTTTTATTGATTTACTCCTTAATGGCCATAGGAACAAAAGTAGGCTTTGGATCTGTCCTTATTACATTGGTCATTAGTTTAGCTATGTTGATTGTTGAATTTTTCAGAAAAGGGAACACAAGACAGCATTTAAAGATTAATCTCTTCATTAATTTGATCATTTTTGCAGTCTTTGCCCTATATATCCCTTTTTCACCAATTGCTAAAAATACAGCCATCCATTTAACGTTGCTGGAAAATAAAGAACCACCGACGAGTCAAGAGGAGACTCCAGCTCCGGAAAAAGAACAAGAGTTAAGTAACCAACAGATTGAAGATCTTGTCTTGAGTAGCAGGGGCGCTTTCTTAGAACAGCAGAAGGAATATTTTAAAGATGCCCCGGTATCCCAAAAAGTTCTCGGAATGGGCTACGCTGGAAACTATAAGGAAACTCCAAAAATGGTTGAAATGGATTTTTATGACTTATTCTTCTCATTTGGAATATTGGGCTTCTTACTCTATTTCATTCCCTTTATCCGGCTCGCAATTGAAATAGCAATCAAAGTTCTTCGAAATCTAAAAAGCCATTTCACAATTGAAAATGTTTTAGTGGCAAGTGGTATAGTATTAGGTTTGGGTATCGCTTTTTCGGCCGGTCATGTATTTACAGCACCTGCAGTTAGTATATATTTAGCAATTTTAGTCGCGTATTTATATGTAAGAGTCGCATAA
- a CDS encoding WecB/TagA/CpsF family glycosyltransferase — MRMKLMTAENKVKILNVDFDFTTKESLLVELDTRIRQDKKTFVVTANPEIVMEAKKDESYLAIVNKADYVIADGIGVVIASKMLGTPLPERIAGYDLLMELLRMGNEKKWSAYFLGAKKDVIEKAINTIQKNYPSLHIAGWHDGYFDWDSSEIADEIAVKQPDLIFAALGFPRQEQWISQNIDTFQKGLFMGVGGSFDVIAGEVKRAPVAWQKLNAEWLYRLLKQPSRWRRMMALPDFLLKITKVKFTSRR, encoded by the coding sequence ATGAGGATGAAACTTATGACTGCTGAAAATAAAGTAAAGATATTGAATGTAGATTTTGATTTTACCACTAAGGAAAGCCTGTTGGTGGAACTGGATACCCGCATCAGGCAAGACAAGAAAACATTTGTTGTGACAGCCAATCCGGAAATCGTCATGGAGGCCAAGAAAGATGAAAGCTATTTAGCGATTGTCAATAAAGCTGATTATGTCATCGCCGATGGAATCGGTGTTGTCATTGCTTCAAAGATGCTTGGCACTCCATTGCCGGAGAGAATTGCCGGCTATGATCTATTAATGGAATTATTAAGAATGGGTAATGAAAAGAAATGGTCTGCCTATTTTTTGGGCGCTAAAAAGGATGTAATCGAAAAAGCCATCAACACAATCCAAAAAAATTATCCCTCTTTACATATCGCTGGCTGGCATGATGGCTATTTTGATTGGGATTCTTCGGAAATTGCCGATGAAATTGCTGTCAAACAACCTGACCTTATTTTTGCAGCACTTGGATTTCCGCGGCAGGAGCAATGGATTTCGCAAAACATCGATACTTTTCAAAAGGGGCTTTTCATGGGTGTAGGCGGTAGTTTTGATGTAATTGCCGGCGAAGTAAAAAGAGCTCCAGTTGCCTGGCAGAAATTGAATGCAGAATGGCTCTACCGTTTGTTAAAGCAGCCAAGCCGATGGCGTCGTATGATGGCCTTGCCGGATTTCCTGCTAAAGATTACGAAGGTAAAATTTACTTCCAGAAGATAA
- a CDS encoding glycosyltransferase, with translation MKILHLNAGNETGGGMVHILSLLKELKKEDDQFILGLFEKGLFYEKAVSAGIQTVSFEQSSRYDFGILSKLIKFIKAENIAIIHTHGARANFYGYLLRRMTNVTWFTTVHSDPRNDFLGRGAVGRFFTRLHLFVLKKPDHFFAISSRFKDMLVEFGVDISKITTIYNGIDFAEEKTTLSQEELKLSQTDFVIIMVARFDPVKRHDLAIEAFGKFAKNHPDAKLLFVGDGTTRSEMERLVGQKGLVSQVRFLGYREDISALFTLADVTLLTSKTESFPLVLLESAREKTPVITTDVGGVRDMIPDSSYGFVLENSDVNTIIGALEKMYDLKKHDRLTEVGERFYEFTSNHFSIQKFAESIYKSYKLSKR, from the coding sequence ATGAAAATTCTGCATCTAAACGCCGGAAATGAAACGGGAGGCGGGATGGTCCATATTCTTTCTCTTTTAAAGGAATTAAAGAAGGAAGACGACCAATTTATTCTCGGCCTGTTTGAGAAGGGCTTGTTCTATGAAAAGGCGGTGTCTGCCGGAATTCAGACGGTTTCCTTTGAACAAAGCTCAAGATATGATTTCGGGATTCTTTCCAAACTGATTAAATTCATTAAAGCTGAAAATATTGCGATTATCCATACTCATGGGGCGAGAGCTAACTTTTACGGGTATCTGCTTCGGAGGATGACGAATGTGACTTGGTTTACAACTGTCCACAGCGATCCCAGAAATGATTTCTTGGGCCGAGGGGCAGTTGGCCGTTTTTTTACCAGGCTTCATCTTTTTGTCTTGAAGAAGCCGGATCATTTTTTTGCCATTTCCTCACGATTTAAAGACATGCTGGTTGAATTTGGGGTAGATATAAGTAAAATTACTACGATTTATAATGGAATAGACTTTGCAGAAGAAAAAACAACTCTTTCGCAGGAAGAATTGAAACTTTCTCAAACGGATTTCGTCATAATAATGGTAGCCAGATTTGACCCGGTTAAACGTCATGACCTTGCAATCGAAGCATTTGGAAAATTTGCTAAAAATCATCCGGATGCTAAACTGCTGTTTGTTGGAGATGGTACCACTAGAAGTGAAATGGAACGATTAGTTGGGCAAAAAGGGCTTGTCAGCCAAGTTCGTTTTCTTGGGTATCGTGAGGACATCAGCGCTTTGTTTACACTGGCGGATGTTACCCTTTTAACTTCGAAAACAGAAAGTTTCCCCCTTGTTTTACTTGAATCAGCAAGGGAAAAAACACCTGTGATTACAACGGATGTGGGTGGGGTTCGTGACATGATTCCGGATTCATCCTATGGGTTTGTGCTTGAAAATTCCGATGTGAACACAATTATTGGTGCATTGGAAAAAATGTATGACCTGAAAAAGCACGATAGACTCACCGAAGTGGGTGAACGATTTTACGAATTTACCTCCAATCATTTCTCCATCCAAAAGTTTGCTGAGAGCATATATAAGTCGTATAAATTGTCGAAAAGGTGA
- a CDS encoding glycosyltransferase family 4 protein encodes MLYLALITCFFAAIFLTPLVKKLAFKIGATDKPNNRKVHQKIMPRLGGLAIFISFIIGILILSPESIYHWPIILGSIVIISTGMVDDIKEISPKVKLLGQIAAASIVVIFGNISVEYINLPFGGQINFGILSIPITIIWIIGITNAINLIDGLDGLAAGVSTIALLTIAGMALVMGNMYVMVTALILAASTGGFLVYNFHPAKIFMGDTGSLFLGYMISVLSLLGFKNVAFISIIIPVIILGVPISDTLFAIIRRLINKQPLSAPDKSHLHHCLMKAGFSHKQTVLLIYAMSTIFGLAAFMFSQATVWGSMTILVVLLITIEIIVEKIGLVREDYKPLLNFMKVIKPINAKDKF; translated from the coding sequence ATGTTATATCTAGCTTTAATTACTTGTTTCTTCGCGGCAATATTCCTTACACCTCTTGTAAAAAAACTTGCATTTAAGATCGGTGCAACTGATAAACCAAATAATAGAAAAGTACATCAGAAAATTATGCCGAGGTTGGGCGGCTTAGCGATATTTATTAGTTTTATTATTGGAATCTTGATTCTTAGTCCAGAGTCAATATACCATTGGCCAATTATCCTTGGAAGCATAGTCATCATTTCTACCGGGATGGTAGATGATATAAAGGAGATTTCACCCAAGGTTAAACTGCTGGGCCAAATTGCTGCTGCTTCCATTGTGGTGATTTTCGGAAATATAAGTGTGGAATATATTAATCTTCCATTTGGCGGACAAATTAATTTTGGTATTCTTAGCATTCCTATCACGATTATATGGATTATAGGAATCACAAATGCTATCAATCTTATAGATGGTCTGGATGGCCTGGCAGCTGGAGTGTCGACGATTGCGCTGCTTACGATAGCTGGAATGGCACTGGTAATGGGAAATATGTATGTAATGGTAACGGCGCTTATTCTTGCAGCATCAACAGGCGGTTTTCTTGTTTATAATTTCCATCCTGCGAAGATATTTATGGGTGATACTGGTTCCCTTTTCCTTGGATATATGATTTCTGTTTTATCCTTGCTCGGTTTCAAAAATGTTGCCTTTATATCTATAATAATTCCGGTCATTATTTTAGGAGTGCCAATTTCTGATACACTTTTTGCTATTATTCGAAGGTTAATTAATAAACAACCGCTTTCTGCTCCAGATAAATCGCATTTACATCATTGCTTAATGAAAGCAGGTTTTTCGCACAAGCAAACAGTATTATTGATTTATGCCATGTCTACTATTTTTGGATTGGCTGCGTTCATGTTTTCACAAGCAACCGTTTGGGGTTCAATGACCATTCTAGTAGTATTGTTAATCACAATTGAAATTATAGTCGAAAAGATTGGTTTGGTTCGCGAGGATTACAAACCACTCCTTAATTTTATGAAGGTCATTAAACCTATTAATGCAAAAGACAAATTTTAA
- a CDS encoding N-acetylmuramoyl-L-alanine amidase: MNIIQKLIPASHTETRPGLKLVPEYITIHETDNTSRGADAEAHARLQERGNSRTASWHLQVDDHEVIQSIPFNEVAWAAGDGRNGPGNRKSIHIEMCVNEDGNYEKTVANTVEVVQYLMNLYNISINKIVPHKHWTGKNCPRNLLPNWDNFIDRCKGEASKWVKQGTNQWSYYNGNSKKTGWVKVDNKWYYLDAAGVMQTGWVKVSNKWYYLDPTGVMKTGWVKVDNKWYYLDSTGAMKTGWVKVDNKWYYLDSSGVMKTGWVKVDNKWYYLDSTGAMKTGWVKYNSKWYFLKENGEMATGWIQDKGKTYYLNPDGAMMIGTQTIAGKEYTFGADGALLKGEDSPPSEENPNSDAGSSDETDEKTDPDVGNSDGTTEAENDPGARGSDGIGANADPNPASVDLSGANAKEDTSNP, encoded by the coding sequence ATGAATATTATTCAAAAACTTATTCCTGCTTCACATACGGAAACTCGCCCCGGATTGAAATTGGTTCCGGAGTACATTACCATTCATGAAACAGATAATACAAGCAGGGGGGCTGACGCGGAGGCGCATGCAAGGCTACAGGAACGAGGGAACAGCCGGACTGCCTCGTGGCATCTGCAGGTTGACGATCATGAAGTGATTCAATCCATACCATTCAATGAAGTGGCATGGGCTGCAGGCGATGGGAGGAATGGACCTGGTAACAGAAAGTCCATCCACATCGAAATGTGTGTGAATGAGGATGGCAATTATGAAAAAACGGTTGCAAATACGGTGGAAGTCGTCCAATATTTGATGAACCTCTATAATATTTCGATTAATAAAATCGTGCCTCACAAACATTGGACAGGTAAGAACTGCCCAAGAAATCTTTTGCCAAACTGGGATAATTTTATTGACCGCTGCAAGGGAGAAGCGAGCAAATGGGTCAAGCAAGGCACAAATCAGTGGTCTTACTACAACGGCAATAGCAAGAAGACGGGCTGGGTAAAAGTGGACAATAAGTGGTATTATCTCGATGCTGCTGGAGTTATGCAAACTGGCTGGGTAAAAGTATCTAATAAATGGTATTATCTTGATCCGACAGGCGTCATGAAGACGGGCTGGGTGAAGGTGGACAATAAATGGTATTATCTTGATTCGACAGGTGCCATGAAGACGGGCTGGGTGAAAGTGGACAATAAATGGTATTATCTTGATTCTTCAGGCGTTATGAAGACGGGCTGGGTGAAAGTGGACAATAAATGGTATTATCTTGATTCGACAGGTGCCATGAAGACCGGCTGGGTGAAGTATAACTCCAAATGGTATTTTCTGAAGGAAAACGGGGAAATGGCGACCGGCTGGATTCAGGACAAGGGCAAGACATATTACCTAAATCCCGACGGAGCAATGATGATTGGGACCCAAACCATCGCTGGCAAGGAATATACCTTCGGGGCCGACGGTGCCCTACTTAAAGGAGAGGATTCGCCGCCATCAGAGGAGAATCCCAATTCTGATGCCGGTAGCAGCGACGAAACGGACGAAAAGACGGACCCCGATGTCGGTAATAGCGATGGAACAACGGAGGCAGAGAACGACCCAGGTGCAAGAGGGAGCGACGGAATAGGCGCAAATGCAGATCCCAATCCCGCCAGCGTTGATCTATCGGGCGCTAATGCAAAGGAAGATACCAGCAACCCATAG
- a CDS encoding MBOAT family protein: protein MLFNSYIFILGFFPVVFAGYYLLLNLKNKNIAKIFFIIANLYFYSYWNVKYLPIILSSIAVNFTLATILNKLQSVAVRRLILTLGILFNICLLGYYKYYDFFMTNINAVFRTDISLLNLALPLAISFFTFQQIAYLVDTFREGTKEYTLLDYAFFVTFFPHLIAGPIVHHREIIDQLHDGTNYKIKLNNIAAGLYIFSIGLFKKVIIADTFAGWANSGYGNIGHLTLYDSWVTTLAYTIQLYFDFSGYCDMAIGLGLFFNIKLPVNFDSPYRSLDIQEFWRRWHMTLGRFFTHYLYIPLGGSRKGNLRTYVNLFIIFFVSGIWHGAGWTFVIWGIMHGVASVIYRFWKSFNLRLPKFVAWFVTFFFVHIAWVFFRSPDLATAKLMLTKMFTIQGFHFPPGLTAIFNERLGTHFIPEMYYFDLKLVVLFAFILGIVLFAKNSIERLNTFKPNLRLAVFISLIAVISLLYLNRVSEFLYFKF from the coding sequence GTGCTATTTAATTCCTACATATTTATTCTCGGGTTCTTCCCCGTCGTATTCGCGGGATATTACCTGCTTTTGAATTTGAAAAATAAAAATATCGCGAAAATATTCTTTATCATCGCTAATCTTTATTTTTACAGCTATTGGAATGTCAAGTATTTGCCGATTATCCTTTCATCGATTGCCGTCAATTTCACTCTGGCAACAATTCTGAATAAACTTCAGAGCGTTGCTGTTAGAAGACTGATTCTGACCCTTGGCATCCTGTTCAACATCTGCCTCTTGGGCTATTACAAGTATTATGATTTCTTTATGACCAATATCAATGCCGTTTTCAGAACAGATATTTCCCTCCTGAACCTTGCATTGCCTTTGGCAATCAGCTTCTTTACGTTTCAGCAAATTGCTTATTTGGTCGATACCTTCCGGGAAGGGACGAAGGAATACACCTTGCTCGATTATGCCTTTTTCGTAACGTTTTTCCCGCACCTGATTGCTGGTCCAATAGTCCACCACAGGGAAATCATTGACCAGCTTCATGATGGAACTAATTATAAGATTAAATTAAACAATATTGCTGCGGGCCTGTATATTTTTTCAATCGGCCTGTTTAAAAAGGTAATCATTGCCGATACATTCGCCGGTTGGGCAAATTCCGGCTATGGCAATATTGGCCACCTGACGCTTTATGATAGCTGGGTTACCACCTTGGCCTACACCATACAGTTGTATTTTGATTTTAGCGGTTATTGCGACATGGCCATAGGTTTAGGATTATTCTTCAATATCAAGTTACCGGTTAACTTCGATTCACCTTATCGGTCGCTGGACATTCAGGAATTCTGGCGCAGATGGCATATGACTTTGGGTCGGTTCTTCACCCATTATCTATATATTCCGCTTGGCGGTAGCAGAAAAGGGAATTTAAGGACTTATGTGAATCTGTTTATTATTTTCTTTGTCAGCGGTATCTGGCACGGGGCCGGATGGACCTTTGTTATTTGGGGGATTATGCATGGGGTTGCCAGTGTTATTTATCGTTTTTGGAAATCCTTTAATTTAAGACTTCCCAAATTTGTTGCCTGGTTTGTCACGTTTTTCTTTGTCCATATCGCCTGGGTTTTCTTCCGTTCACCCGATTTGGCAACTGCAAAGTTGATGCTCACTAAGATGTTCACCATTCAGGGGTTCCATTTCCCTCCGGGATTGACTGCCATATTTAACGAGCGGCTCGGCACCCATTTCATACCTGAAATGTATTATTTTGATCTGAAATTAGTGGTGCTCTTTGCATTCATTCTGGGAATCGTTTTATTTGCGAAAAATTCCATAGAACGCTTAAATACGTTCAAGCCAAACCTACGCCTCGCTGTGTTTATCAGCTTGATTGCCGTGATTTCCCTGCTGTATCTAAACAGGGTCAGCGAATTTTTATACTTTAAATTTTAA
- the galU gene encoding UTP--glucose-1-phosphate uridylyltransferase GalU, translated as MSIKKAVIPAAGLGTRFLPATKAQPKEMLPIVDKPTIQYIVEEAVASGVEDIIIVTGRNKRAIEDHFDFSIELEMELEEKDKQEMLKMVKEISNMVNIHYIRQKKPLGLGHAVQCASRFIGNEPFAVLLGDDIVKSDTPCLKQLIDIHEQYGCSVIGTKIMPDEELHKYGVIKPNNKDISSKIVEVKDMVEKPRENAPSNFAVMGRYILTPEIFNYLQDVEVGYGGEIQLTDALRKMAENEKVLAYAFDGIRYDVGDKFGFLQATIEFALQRDDLRDSLVGYLKELSKKDYLPFT; from the coding sequence ATGTCGATTAAAAAAGCGGTAATTCCCGCAGCAGGCTTGGGGACAAGGTTTCTTCCGGCCACAAAGGCGCAACCGAAAGAGATGCTCCCGATTGTCGATAAACCGACGATCCAATATATTGTGGAAGAGGCGGTCGCCTCAGGTGTGGAAGATATCATTATTGTGACCGGCAGAAATAAGCGGGCGATTGAGGATCATTTTGATTTTTCGATTGAGTTAGAAATGGAGTTAGAGGAAAAAGATAAACAAGAAATGTTGAAAATGGTGAAAGAAATTTCTAATATGGTTAACATTCACTATATAAGGCAGAAGAAACCATTAGGACTTGGGCACGCAGTGCAATGTGCAAGCAGGTTTATTGGAAATGAGCCATTTGCTGTCTTATTGGGTGATGACATAGTGAAAAGCGATACACCTTGCTTAAAACAATTAATTGATATTCACGAACAATACGGCTGCAGTGTCATTGGTACAAAAATAATGCCAGATGAAGAACTACATAAATATGGAGTTATTAAACCAAACAATAAAGATATATCCAGTAAAATTGTTGAGGTAAAGGATATGGTTGAGAAGCCGAGAGAAAATGCCCCTTCTAATTTTGCGGTCATGGGTAGATATATTTTAACACCAGAAATATTTAATTACTTGCAAGATGTTGAGGTTGGCTATGGTGGGGAGATTCAGTTAACCGATGCTCTTAGAAAAATGGCAGAAAATGAAAAAGTCCTTGCATATGCTTTCGATGGAATTCGATATGATGTTGGTGATAAATTTGGTTTCCTACAAGCAACAATCGAATTTGCTCTCCAGAGAGACGATTTACGAGACTCATTAGTTGGTTATTTAAAGGAATTAAGTAAGAAAGATTATCTTCCATTTACTTAA
- a CDS encoding glycosyltransferase family 4 protein, translating into MIYITLIVCFISSILLTPLVKKLAFKIGATDRPNHRKVHQKIMPRLGGLAIYLSFIIGMLVIHPGGQYATPIIIGSIIIVVTGILDDIMELSAKVKFIAQIAAAGIVVIWGGVHVQFINLPFGGQVEFGYLSIPLTIIWIVGITNAINLIDGLDGLAAGVSSIALITISGMAIIMGDGYVTAVASIVLASTLGFLLYNFHPAKIFMGDTGALFLGYMISVLSLLGFKNVTLISFIVPIIILGVPISDTFFAIIRRIVNKKPLSAPDKSHLHHCLLRAGFTHRQTVLMIYAMAAFFGLAAIIFSQAKLLGGFFFILILLIIIELFAEMIGLMGKNYRPLIKMMRVLLVTTVRNR; encoded by the coding sequence ATGATATACATCACCTTAATAGTTTGCTTTATAAGTTCTATACTTCTTACTCCTTTAGTTAAGAAACTTGCATTTAAAATAGGGGCAACTGACCGCCCAAATCATAGAAAAGTTCATCAGAAAATTATGCCGCGCCTTGGCGGATTAGCCATTTATTTAAGCTTCATTATTGGTATGTTAGTCATTCACCCAGGAGGACAATATGCTACTCCGATTATTATCGGAAGTATCATCATAGTTGTTACTGGTATACTGGATGATATTATGGAGCTTTCAGCGAAAGTTAAGTTTATCGCGCAAATTGCTGCTGCCGGAATCGTTGTTATTTGGGGCGGTGTCCATGTTCAATTTATCAACTTGCCTTTCGGAGGACAAGTTGAATTTGGATACTTAAGTATCCCTTTGACTATTATTTGGATCGTAGGTATCACTAATGCAATTAATTTGATTGATGGTTTGGATGGCCTTGCTGCAGGTGTTTCTTCCATTGCACTCATTACCATTTCTGGAATGGCCATTATAATGGGAGATGGATATGTAACAGCTGTTGCTTCAATCGTCCTTGCAAGTACATTAGGATTTTTACTTTACAATTTCCACCCAGCGAAAATCTTTATGGGTGATACAGGTGCCTTATTCTTAGGCTATATGATTAGCGTATTATCATTATTAGGCTTTAAGAACGTTACACTAATTTCCTTTATCGTTCCGATTATTATTCTAGGAGTTCCGATTTCTGATACATTTTTTGCGATTATTCGCCGAATTGTAAATAAGAAGCCATTATCGGCACCAGATAAATCACATTTACACCACTGTCTACTTCGAGCAGGTTTTACTCACAGACAGACGGTATTGATGATCTATGCTATGGCTGCATTCTTTGGTTTAGCTGCAATCATCTTTTCACAAGCAAAACTATTGGGTGGTTTTTTCTTCATCCTCATTCTTTTAATTATCATTGAACTCTTCGCAGAAATGATAGGGCTGATGGGTAAAAACTATCGTCCATTGATCAAAATGATGCGCGTTCTATTAGTTACAACCGTAAGAAATAGGTAA
- a CDS encoding LCP family protein, giving the protein MPEFQRTQRMSQKKKKSRKKRIFLWIIVPLLIVALGGAGYATFLLKKAESVVNKSYKPVNTVSKRKVTVDPNKDNISILLIGVDESKSRQKQYGDAIRSDALLVATLNKKEKSVKLLSIPRDSYVYIPGKDKFDKITHAHAFGGPKMTIETVQEMLDIPIDYYVKVNFYAFIDVVNALDGIDVEVPYAISEQDSEDHHNAIRLKPGFQTLNGEQALALARTRHKDTDIMRGMRQQEIIKAIVKKALSIKSFSKHTDIIQAVGDNMQTNMSFNDMKSLIDYGLAGSGLTIDTLNLKGEDTYIKRVYYYKLDEENLEETKSILKAHLGTDSTIIDKDTNSESTDSETDSTADSSSDNN; this is encoded by the coding sequence ATGCCGGAATTTCAACGTACTCAGCGAATGAGTCAAAAGAAGAAAAAAAGCAGAAAAAAGCGCATATTTTTGTGGATCATTGTCCCACTTTTAATTGTTGCACTTGGTGGAGCAGGATATGCGACATTTTTATTGAAAAAAGCGGAATCAGTAGTTAATAAATCCTACAAACCAGTTAACACTGTTTCAAAAAGGAAAGTGACTGTTGATCCCAATAAGGACAACATCTCCATTTTGCTTATCGGAGTGGATGAAAGTAAAAGTCGACAAAAACAATACGGAGATGCTATACGTTCCGATGCTCTTTTGGTAGCAACCCTAAACAAAAAAGAGAAATCTGTAAAACTGTTGAGTATTCCTCGTGATTCATATGTGTATATACCTGGTAAAGATAAATTTGATAAAATCACACATGCCCACGCATTTGGTGGACCAAAAATGACGATAGAAACCGTCCAAGAAATGCTTGATATTCCGATTGATTATTATGTTAAGGTAAACTTTTATGCATTCATTGACGTAGTTAATGCTTTAGATGGAATCGATGTTGAAGTACCATATGCTATTTCAGAACAAGATTCCGAAGACCATCATAACGCGATTCGATTAAAACCAGGTTTCCAAACGCTAAATGGTGAGCAGGCACTTGCTCTCGCAAGAACCCGTCATAAGGATACCGATATTATGCGAGGGATGAGACAGCAGGAGATTATCAAAGCGATTGTTAAAAAAGCATTATCGATTAAATCCTTCTCAAAACACACCGATATAATCCAAGCAGTAGGCGATAATATGCAAACCAACATGTCCTTTAACGATATGAAATCATTAATTGACTATGGTTTAGCGGGTAGTGGATTAACGATTGATACGTTAAATTTAAAAGGTGAAGATACGTATATCAAAAGAGTTTATTATTACAAACTTGATGAAGAGAACTTAGAGGAAACAAAGTCTATTTTAAAAGCACATCTTGGTACAGATTCAACGATTATTGATAAAGATACAAATAGTGAGAGTACTGATTCAGAGACAGACAGCACCGCGGATAGCTCTTCAGATAATAACTAA